Genomic window (Deltaproteobacteria bacterium):
AAATATCCCCGCCGTCTGCCGATGAGGAGGCATACATACCGGCTGTTTCACAGTGTCCTAAAGGGTCTTCATAAAATTCAGTTCTACTTATAACGGCGTCCTTGAGAACCCCTTCGATCACCTCATTCTCTACGGGAGTGAATCTTGCCTTTCCCTGAGTTAGCCGAATATAATCTTTCACAATCGATGTTGCAGAGGGGTGGCATTCTTTTCCTTCACACGGTTCCTCAGGCCTTCCTTGCAGCGGAACTAGTTTTCGTTGACAAGCCCCGAGGCCAACGGCCAGTGAACCAAAAATCAAGAGATTTGATAGACGCATAGGTAAGCCCTCCTTCTTGCAAGGCGTAATCGGAGAGACCGTGTTTCTGTTGCTTGATATTTGTATTTCTCAGAAATAGAACAATGATGTGGCAAAAATTCCTTTCTCTTCAGACATGATTCCCCGAGGGGACGACCGGATTACACCGTACACCACCGATGTTCTTTATCATGGAGAGCCGGACTGGGTTTATCGGGCCAGAGACTTTAAGGACCTTCAGGAGATCTTGAGATATTGCGATCAAGAGAAGATTCCGGTCACCGTCAGTGGAAGCCGGACTGCCTTAACGGGTGCAGGGATCGCTGAGGAAGGAATTCTTGTTGCGATGGAGAAGAAAAACCGGCTTTTGGAGATTGGCCTTGATCCCGTTACAAAGGTTCCATCCGCCACGGCCGAACCGGGGATTCTTTTGGGAGAATTTCAGCGACAGATTCGTGAGGCCGGCTATTTTTATCCCCCCGATCCGACGAGTCGTAACGATGCCCAGCTGGGCGGGACGATCGGGACCAACGCGACAGGGGAGGATGCGCTCCTCTATGGCCCGACACGCAAGTATGTCCGGCGCCTGAAAATACTCAAGGCAAACGGAGAGGAAATCATTCTGGAGAGAAAACAGCCGTACCGGGGTTCGGTCAAAAACAGGGCCGGTTATTTTCTGGGGGGAGACCTCATTGATCTTTTTGTCGGATCAGAAGGAACCTTGGGGATTGTCACTGAGGTCACGGTTGATCTTCTTCCGGCTGAAAGGCCTTTCTTTGCGGGCTGGGCCTTTTTCCCGGATCTTCATTCCGGTCTTGAATTTGTGGTGGCGGCCTTGAACAGCTCTTCGATTAAGCCAAGGGCATTGGAGTTAATTGACAACGAATCACTCCGCATTGTCGCCACAAAAGAGAGGGCCCCCTCCGCCTGCCAAACGGCCGATTGTGCGATCACCTTTAAACAGGAATACTCGGATGAGCAGGAGATGGGGCATCGGATGGAGGGATGGCTTCATTTGTTGGAAGGGATTCTTAACAAACGGAATGCCGCACACCTGGTCAATGAGATCGCGATCGCGATGGATGAGCCGGCCCAACAAAATTTTCGTCTGCTCCGTCATGCGATCCCCGCCTCGGCGAATGAAGAGGGGAGGCGATATCAGGTAAACGGGGGCGGAAAGATAGCGACCGATTGGTGGGTTCCTGTGGAAAAGATTCAGGAGATGATGGGGCTCGTGGAACAAGAGAGTCGCGAATCAGGCATTCGCTATCTCGCCTATGCCCATATTGGCGATGGCCATCCACATCTCAATTATATAACCAAAAATGCCGATGAGAAGAGACGGGCCAATGGGCTGTTGATCCGTCAGTGTGAAAGGGCCGTGAAACTGGGCGGT
Coding sequences:
- a CDS encoding FAD-binding oxidoreductase — protein: MAKIPFSSDMIPRGDDRITPYTTDVLYHGEPDWVYRARDFKDLQEILRYCDQEKIPVTVSGSRTALTGAGIAEEGILVAMEKKNRLLEIGLDPVTKVPSATAEPGILLGEFQRQIREAGYFYPPDPTSRNDAQLGGTIGTNATGEDALLYGPTRKYVRRLKILKANGEEIILERKQPYRGSVKNRAGYFLGGDLIDLFVGSEGTLGIVTEVTVDLLPAERPFFAGWAFFPDLHSGLEFVVAALNSSSIKPRALELIDNESLRIVATKERAPSACQTADCAITFKQEYSDEQEMGHRMEGWLHLLEGILNKRNAAHLVNEIAIAMDEPAQQNFRLLRHAIPASANEEGRRYQVNGGGKIATDWWVPVEKIQEMMGLVEQESRESGIRYLAYAHIGDGHPHLNYITKNADEKRRANGLLIRQCERAVKLGGGVAGEHGVGKLFRNLLPIQYRSTVVQEMKKIKLSYDPHQILGRGNLWSLD